Genomic DNA from Podospora pseudoanserina strain CBS 124.78 chromosome 4, whole genome shotgun sequence:
CCGtgcaaccatcaccatgtctAGCCCCGTGTAACCACACCCGTGTAACCACAAGCAGATCATACCCACCTCGCAAAACCCCATCAGGGTAAACCCCAGAGTCGATGTAAAAGTCATGTGGTCGAATGTACATGTCCGGGACCATCTACGTCTCACTTCAAGTGATAGTGACAGCCCAGGTGCTGACTGCGTCAACAGTGGCCTCGTCCATTACTCAATTGTTCAAAGCCTTGTGGTACCAGCAAACACATGCGCGTAGATACATCCCAAAACCGTGGGGGTcccctcatctcatctcacagAGCACGTCAGACCCGGTCAACAGCACAAACCGGACAAATATGTGTGTGACACTGCATATGCTCCCTGatgggttttttttggtccgGTCCTTCGGGCCATGATAGTGGTAGTTCTCTTTTAGGTAGTCGGCATTGCTCTTCCCAATCGATGACGGCAGGTGTGCTCTCTGCCTGTATCCTAAACTTGGGCTGCTTGGCCAATTTTGGCTGTCGTATGCGCTATGTAAGCGGTTCAGTAAAGACCATCAACACTGCCAATACCTGCAAAAACACTCATAAAACAATCATTTACCCCCAAAAATCTAATGTGTTTTCCGTTTTTCGTTACAAGATGTGAGTCATGGTAAAGTGACAATGtcgggagggagagagagagagagagttaTGATACAAACAAACAGCTGGAGCAGTTTCCACCTATCCCCCCAAGGTACACACACATCATTCGATTATacagggagagagagagagagagagataattccctccctccacccagcCATTTTTTCCAGGCCCAaattcccccccttctcgtgcctcccccttcccccccctcacccctctcccttcctctctctcacatTTGTCTATCGGAACACCGTAACCCATTCTATCAAAGCCATGCATGCAATGTGCCGAGAAAAAAAGGGCGCCCCATCCGTATCCTAAGAGTCTAGAAGAAGAAAGCCGGGTCCGTGATTGGTGGTTGGTAAACAGAGAGGGGGACCATCGAGAAGGGTTGATAAATTTGCGTGAATTTATTTGAGGACGGACCAGAGCTTGGGCGCGGCGCAGGCGGTAGCGCAGTGGGCAAGGTGGAAGACTGTTTTGTGTAACCAGCCAAGTCAGTGCCGTGGACATGTAGAACTCATGGACAATCAAGACATATAACTTACACTCCTCGACGCAGTCCTCCTTggcgccgccctcctcggaCTGGGCAGCGGTGACACGCTCGACGCACTCGTCAAAGTGGTGCTTGGCAGGGGCGCACTCCTTGGAGTTCCGGCACTCTGTATacatcaaacaacccccagCGTCAGCAGTTGTTCTCACAAAAAAGCAAGGGCACAACAGCATGCCAGCAGAAGCGGCAGATGTGTCATCGAGTCGGTCGGCCACTGCGGGCCCACGCCTGCCCGCTCAGCTCGCAGAGCGACATGGCAGCACGCCAcatctcttgctcctcctcctcgacaaccatagctcgctgctgctggcggctCCGTGGTGTGCatgtttgggtggtggtggtggtggtagtggtggtggtggtggtgtgtggtgatttgttggtgacggcataggcggcgacggcgacggggGTAGCAGCAGCGATGTACCCACCTTCCTCGAAAACATCCTTGGGATCttggagctcctcctcctcctcctcctcctcctcttcctcttcatcctcctcctcagcagcctcctcagcggcgggctcctcctcagcggcagcagcctcggccttggtcttggtgtccTCCTGGGTGGTCTCGGCGGTGGTCTCCTCGGTCTGTATACGTCGTCGAATGACCCCGCTAGTCAGTCAGCTGTTTCAAACAAGCAACAATAAAAATATATAGCTTCCATAGCTTTCGATCCTCTCTAGCATGACATGAAAGTGTTGTTGTCGGTCCATATCACCCGGGGTTagccagcaaccccccggaggtggtgggcagCCGGCAAACAGCTAACCTTCAGGGCTCAAGGAGAAAGGGCGCATACCGTTTCGTGAGCGGgagcctcggcctcggccaccGACCAAGGGGTGGCAGCCTCGACGAGGTCAGTGATGGTATCCCAGAAACCCATTGTTGCAAGCCGGGGCCTTTGGTGGATAGTCAATGGCAAGAATGGGCGTGAGCAGTCAAGTGCCTCCTCCAAGGTATCGCGCGACGTTGGAAGCTCGCAAAAATCGGCCGCATCGAAAACCGGCCGGGCTTGCAATTGCGGGATTTTGATTGGCCGCCCGCCCGAGGAGGAGTGACGAGCTGCACCCGGCTACTTCCGCCCGATCACGTGAGATGCTGAGGTAATTATTTGTGACCTTTACTGACGAGAGCACAGCAGAGAGGCCCTCCTGATCAgatccatcatcagcaaggCAACCAACCCAGGGGAAGCCTGAAGGATCTCGTAATTGTAACTGTGACTCCGTGACTGCAAAAGGCACAGCCTACCTTACACAGCCCTCTCTTACCTTATTCATACCTTTGCTGTACCGAAGACTATGTACAAATACCAAACGGGAATAACCCAGTTTCTCTCAAGTCACACGACGCAATCTCCAAGCGAGTAAGCCGCAGGTTTCCCGGATCTCTGAGATGATTGGGAAAAGCaatgttttcttcttccgacTCCAGCTTACATACCAAATCCTCCAcgtcccccctccatccaccaGAGGCCTCTTTGTTTtaggggaaaagaaaagtagATGAAAAAATCATCAAACtaaaaaagacaaaaacacAGGATAACACGCCCAACGCAATGcagataaaaaaaaaaaccttcCGGGTTGTTTCTGTTCCACACTCCTATACCCACTCACTCCCCCAATCATCAAGCACCAAAACAAAGCAATCACACATTAGAATAAAAACCCTACAAGACCACAAAAGAATCTGAGTATCCGTAAACTGTTGGTATCGAGAaaaggttgaagagggatTGCGTTTTTCAGCAGGGCttgaccaaaaaaaaaagacgcaggtgaagaagaacaagaagaacaagaagaacaagaagaagaacaagaagaagaacaagaagaagaacaagaagaagaacaagaagaagaaatacaagaagaaaaaagaaagcatgAATGCGGTCCAAAGAAGTTGTCCCATTCTCACCACGTTTTCCCACCTGTCCCTTTGCTACTCCCTAGCTCGAAATTCATTGCCGCTCTGCATCCTGCCTCACTCTCTCCTCATACTGCGTCGAAATAGCCTGAGTCTGCGCCTCGACATAGTCCGGGGGCGGCTCGTCGGGAACGGGTGGAGGCGGCTGAGGCTGATCAGAAGTGCCGGCCGGGGCACTGCCGGCCGGGCCGGAGGAAGGTCCGGGCGCGTTGTCCTCGtagggcggaggaggctcCAAGTTCGAACCGGGGTTCAGCCCCATTTCCCGGGCATGGTGAAGACGTTCCTTGAGCCACTCGTACTTGTTCTGGAAGTCGCTGTGACCCCCATCCCTGAAGACAAACTTGACCTCGATCCGGGGGATGTGCATGGggatgccgccgccggggacAGGCCTGACGGTGCCACCCCAACTCCAGGGGCCAATCCATGACGACTGTACATGGGTGTCGGTAAAGTTCAAGGCGGGTGCAAAGAACGACTTGAAATTCTCGCTAGGTCTAATAGGGAGATATATCACCTGTGAGAGGGGGGACCGGTGAGCTCTGAGCAACTTCCTAACAAggagagggggcggtgggatGGATGGTCTTACCCGCTCGTTGGTAATGTAGGCAATGCCATTATCGACTTTGAGAGTGTATGGGTTGGCAATATTGAGCTCTTTCGGCGTCGTGATCTCCAACGAGACTCGTGGCCGTGAGGTGTGCAGGATTTTCTCCCCGGGGATAGGCACAATCTCGCCGTCACGGGTCAGCATGACCCAGCTGTCCTCATCGTTAGACCGAGAATATCGCAAGATGGTCCATTGGTGCTGCTCGGCCAAGGCCTGATCCATTAGgcgagaagaaaagaatgTGTATTGGATgtggggttggcgaggaacAGGCTTAGAACTGTTCACGACAGGTGGGAAGGAGACGGCAGCGGTGTCATGGATgggtgagagggaggtggtaAGGGGGCGCGGCAGGGGGGGAGGTAGGTGAAGAGTAGAAGACACGAGGGGGGCTTGATTCGGGTCAGAAGGGCAAAGCACACTTACTTTATTGacatgatgaggaggcgggtgTGGTTAGTCGGCTGCAGATGGCCCGCTACCCGCAGAGATGGTGGTCTTGGGTGCGTCCCACACCAGGTCCAAGGTAGGGGGCAGAGAGCTCGATGGGGCTCGGCCTCGATTCGTTGCTTTGGGTCGCTAGCAGGCAGCAGGGTTTACACAGTTAATGGTAACTAGCGGCTTCGATCTGGTAAGCTACCTATATGGATGGTGTCAAAGAATATTACTGTACGGCTGCCGTGGTATTTTTGAGTGGACCGGGCCCAGCCTGTTGTAGGTGCTGCTAGCCTATGCTTTCTTTCCTCGACTTGATGCTGCGATGCACCTCGGCAAGCCAACCTGGCAGATGGATGGGTGTATGTAGGTGGGTGGTCAAGGTGAGGTGAGCTGTCGCCAGACGGGAAGACGGGAGAGGTCAGAGGCAGTCAGTCGGCCCAGTGATGGCAAAAATGCTGCCAGATCAGATCGGCTTCAGGAGGCGGGAGCTAAAAAAGGTAGGGGGCGGTATTTGATAAATCTTCCCGAGAAGGCGGACGGCGATGATACAACGGAGCTTTCCTACACAACTACCTACAATGCTTGGTAGTAGTAGGGTCTCATGTGAGGCGCGGCAtggaaaagacaaaaacCGTCCGCCCGCTGGGTACATTAGAACCCCGCGCTGGCCAATGCGGCGGGAACCAGTGGGACCTCTCACCTTCAGCCTGACCGCAACAAAACCGATGATACAGTACCTACAGTACACCACAGCACTACAGCCATTTATCAACCTGTCAGAGGCCTGGCTTGAATTTCACGATATTGTTTCAGGCTCAAGCCATCAGGTCCCTCTCTGATTTGACAATCGGTGATAAAAATGGAAGGAAGGCGGGATATAGTCAACCTTGCATTGCCCACGTCATTCTCTCAACCCACCTTCCCATCACCACGGGCACCTATTCCATCCAGGCTGCTGATCTGATATCTACCTACGGTATCTGCCTTAGAGTAGACAATGCTCTCTTTGGTCAGTCCAATCTCAGACCTGCAAGTTCCATGCTTTTTTCTCGTCGCACGATGGCCACGAACCCAAGCAAGAACGCCATCTGCCGGCCAACGAACTACTACTACACTACTACCTGCCCATCTACGTATGTACGGACAGCCGGCGACGCGCGACGTGCAGGTCAACTCCCCTCTTTGGGGGTCCCAGCCAATTCCCAGCTAATAGAGTACCGGCTGCTAGGGACAGGAGAAGCAAGTCAGACTGGAGGTGCCCTGCTCATGCTCCCCGCGCTCGACGACACTTCGCCCGTCGTTATTCGTACACGCCGCCTCTCTGCTGTTGGAATGTAACCTCACTCCCAGTCGTCCCCCTGCTTATCGTCAATTGAGTTTCGTAATGGagcctccatcatctctcccGTTTCCCGTCCTGTCCCCGGCGACCGTTGGGAATCCACTGCTGTTTGAGCCTCTTGTCGTTTCTTTCTCCAGGCAGTGGTCAAGTGGTCAGTTGGACAGCTACTACAAACAATCCAGGGCCAAGCCCCAAgaagagaggtggtggtcgtcCAAAAATACTGTACCGAAACAGATCTCTGATAGAGCTGCACAGGTACCCCTGTCCCTGGCTGCCGGGACGCCCACACGGGCCAGCCTCTCGGTGCGCCGCGGGGGTGACGGGACTGGTGGGCACCCCCCTTTCCGTCTTGTCCCATATCTGAACCAGAACCCCCAATCTGCAAGTCCGCGGGAGGGGAGCCACTTGTCAatgctctgctctgctgtGACCTCTGCACCCTCTCGTCAAATATCCAGCGTCGCTGCCCCCGGCTGTTCTGTTGTCCCGGTACGGAGTACATTCTGCAGTACGGAGTACATACCATGCCACCGCCAAGGGCAGACCTGGCAGACCTTGCGTTAGGGCTAGCATTGCCAAGTAAGTACCAACTAGCTGGGCTCGCTGGTGTCCCTGCTTGCCTCGCCTTGCCACCTATCAAGACTGCGGATCTCTCACCGAGTATCAGGGGCCGCAGGGCGCTTTCCCGAAGGGCCCGgccttctccaacccaatGGAAGGCTCACCGCCCGAATCACCAGCCAGTGAAACGGTTGCCATGAGGCCCGCAAGGGGCCCAGCTCCGACGACGATGTCGGTACCTTTGGTGGGGCTCTCCAGGGCGTTTCCCGatcacctcttcttcatcattcATGCCGACTGCCTGCCTGCCCATTGAAGCATGACGTCTTTTTGTCTTCCAACCGGGGACCCGTCCGGTCTCGCCCACGTCCTGTCCACCGCCGTTACAACAACTGAGCATAGCTCGGACCAATAGATACCTAGTCTGGGGCGCTTGGCCCGGGTCAATGAACTACCGCGGTTCTAACACCGTGCCACTTGCACACACGTACAGGttttctctcctcttctcctgcagCAGGACGACAGCAGCCTTCCGGCCGATCATGTTCTTCTTTCCACGCTTTTGACGACAATGTGTGTTGAGGTGTCTGGAGATCTCAGCCCTGCTGTCAGTGATCGTCTCAGGGTCCAAGATGCAAAACTTTCTAGTGCTTCTCCGGGCATGATTTTGTcattgtttttctttttcgtaCCAGACTCGAGCCACTTTTATCCCCGGGTACGGCTAGAAGATGCAATCAGCCGGCGCCTCATGTCGCATCGCTCGACGACACACCTCATCACTGCTCATCCGCCTCGCAAGCTCGGCCTCTCCAGTCTGACATGGTTCCTGAGATATGCGCAGGATCATCCAACCTGCATCCTCTGTACTCCAATGATGGCCGCCAGCGCGACGTCTCCGTGTGCCCTAGACGCTGTTCGTCAGGTTttccacatcctcatcataTTCAGGGGGAGACCCGCTGCCAAGCTCATGCACCAACGTCTTCCTACCGCTTTTGCGAGAACCTGCCTCGGTGCTTCGAGAAAGACCGTGCTGTACATGGCTGCATCTTGATGGTTTGGTCACGTTCGTTCATCGTCGGACTCACCAGCTCACCCCCCCAAATGTGGAAAGCCGGGCTGCGGTCGTCCGGACTGCTTGTCGACACCCCCCTGGAACGATCTTGTTGTTCGGGCGGTAAGACTCGTGGCTAAGTGTTATGCGGCAGTAGTAGAGCGTGATGTTGACCGTTCCTGACAGTAACACAGACCTGATCTTCAGCACATCGCCTCTTAGCTCTGGGGCTGTCGGGAGGCGGATCCTTGCGTAACTGTGCCTGCACACTACACATCCGCTACACAGGACCGCGCAGCCCGACAGCCGTTTCGCCTGGTGTGTTTCCCCATCGGGATGTATTGATCATCAAAAGAGACGCCTCGCTTCGGGATCCCTCTCCTTATAAGAGGGTGCGTGGTCCCCCAAGACGGTCGAGAACAATCTACTGCGTCCAGAGGATTTTCAAGGACAACACTCTCCGAGATTGATAGGCGGCGGCTGAACAGATTTACTGAGCTGGCACGCATTCGACAGAAGATAGTCGCGGAGATCCTGTCTGTCTCGAGTCATCGGGCGTCAAGTGGTTTCCGTACCTGCCGCTGTCAGAGGGAGCAGCACAAAGAGAAGCTGGGGCATGCTTGTGCCTGGGATCGATGCTGCCTGAAAGTATAGGGGACTCTCGGGAGGCATTGCCGTTGTCAAGAACTCGCCTCAGTCAGGACATCTTTCTCCGACAGCTGCAAGCCAGCTCGGCTTCCCACAGGAGGGGGTGATCAGTCACTTCTATCCCCAGAAGGCCTGCCTTTTCTCCGGCCCTTCTCCCGGCTGCCAAGGGTCAAGACAGCCTATAGCATCGGGCAGACATGGGCAAcagggggatggtggttcgAGTTGGTGATACCGAACTCACCCCAGGCAGACACTGATTGGAATCGCAAGCACACCCTCTCTACTCCCGTCCACACGACCTGCCGGTGTGATTGGGCATCATGGCGAAGGGAGCACCTGCGGGCCAGCAAGAGCAGTCTGTTGTCGGCTCAGCTGACTCTCAGAAGGGGGTCAAAACATCCGGCTGGGTCTTTGGGCACCTACAGaatctcctccccaccgACCTCCCTGTCAACGCATGTGGCGGTTGTCCCTGCTCCCCGACGAGGCCGTTAGCGACCTATGGACACTCGAATATCGGCTATCCCGGACACCAGCTCAAGAGCATAATATGTGGATTCCTCGACGGGCAGGTCAGCTTCTTGGGCCCATCCTCCTGGAAAGCGGATCAAAGAGCATCGAAAGAGGCAGGTGAGCGCGTTGTACTGATGAGTCTCGGTAAAATGGTTCTTGTGGTAAATACATGATGAAATTTTCATCAAACATACAGTCATGACGAGAGCTTCATTAGCCAAACACGCCTCTCCGAACTCCCAACCATGATCATATCGATGACACAGAGAAACATCCCCGGCATCTGGAGAtcagggagggggtgtgtggGGAAGGAAACAAGGTCAATCCAGTCATAGTCATCCCCGATGAATGTGCAATCTCCTTTTTATCTTCTCACCCCAGAGCCTATTTGTGGCCCACACCTTCCAGCCTTCGTGCCCCATACCCGGAAGCAACCCCATAGAGCGGACAATACTGCTGACTTGGGAGCCTAGCAGCGGGGAGGTCTGCCGTCCTTGCCATCTCGCCACTCCTCTAGGACTTTTTCAAAAATACACAAGGACATCGATTGTGGCGTAGACAAGCAGCGGTCTGTGTCagccacccaccacccagaCGACACAAATCCGGTACGCGAACGGCTCGATACCCCTTCCCGTTTTGGGATCATGTATGATATGATGGGCCTTGATGTCTAGATCAGACAGGAGCCGTGTCTCTTTTTCCGTGGCGAGCATACGGGAAATGCCTTGAGACGCACGTCTTGGGAGGCGAATGTTTGCCGAAGGGGGTAGAGAGGGGCGAGAaggttaaaaaaaagaaatcatGAAATTGTAGGCGAGGTCGAGACAACTCAGCACCGCTGCCACAGctgcaacaacaacaaccacaaccacgaCTGCAGCAATAACAACAATAGCAGTGACAGTAAGAGGACGAGCAAACCTGCCCATTCACATGCTGGCCAACACATGGAGCCCAGTTCTACAGACAAGTCCATACCAAGTCAGCCTAAGGTTGGCAATAAACCGGTTTGCATTAATCctaacaaaaaaaaaaaaaagttccCTAGCCTTACTCCAGTTCATGTACATGTCGTTTCGTGATGTGAGATGCggatgtgtgtgtggtgctgttcctcctcgtctctgTCCATCTCCTGGTCTTTCATGCCCAacccctaaccctcctccttgctgtTCCAACACTAGGTCATCCCACCCTGACCCTTTCTTGATCTCACACCCCTAACCCTCGGTTTCATACAACTTTTTGTACAAACGCCCCCTCAAGACAACCAAAAATCATccgccttcaccaccccccccaccctGGGCGTCCCAATCTTTGGCGTcatccctccacctccaccaccaccagcaccaccgttACCAACATGCGCAACAGAAGTATtaatccccaacccaaccccttGACTCCCActaccaccatccccaacaacagccggAACAACCTGCGGCAACGGCCCAAAGTCAAACTTCGGCATCTCCAACCTCGGCGGCTGGACaggcggctgctgcttcttggccgggCTCGCCCCCCTCGACTTGGCCTCCACCGGCGGACCAAACCTGACATCCCTCACATCCCACCcgtcctccaccgccgccttgaCCCACGTCCTCAGCCCATCGTGAACGCCCCCATAAAACTTTTCCTTGCACATCCTCATCGTGC
This window encodes:
- the QCR6_1 gene encoding Cytochrome b-c1 complex subunit 6, mitochondrial (COG:C; EggNog:ENOG503P47Z) → MLLCPCFFVRTTADAGGCLMYTECRNSKECAPAKHHFDECVERVTAAQSEEGGAKEDCVEEFFHLAHCATACAAPKLWSVLK
- the QCR6_2 gene encoding Cytochrome b-c1 complex subunit 6, mitochondrial (COG:C; EggNog:ENOG503P47Z); translated protein: MGFWDTITDLVEAATPWSVAEAEAPAHETTEETTAETTQEDTKTKAEAAAAEEEPAAEEAAEEEDEEEEEEEEEEEELQDPKDVFEEGGYIAAATPVAVAAYAVTNKSPHTTTTTTTTTTTTQTCTPRSRQQQRAMVVEEEEQEMWRAAMSLCELSGQAWARSGRPTR
- a CDS encoding hypothetical protein (COG:T; EggNog:ENOG503P1TY); translated protein: MSINSKPVPRQPHIQYTFFSSRLMDQALAEQHQWTILRYSRSNDEDSWVMLTRDGEIVPIPGEKILHTSRPRVSLEITTPKELNIANPYTLKVDNGIAYITNERVIYLPIRPSENFKSFFAPALNFTDTHVQSSWIGPWSWGGTVRPVPGGGIPMHIPRIEVKFVFRDGGHSDFQNKYEWLKERLHHAREMGLNPGSNLEPPPPYEDNAPGPSSGPAGSAPAGTSDQPQPPPPVPDEPPPDYVEAQTQAISTQYEERVRQDAERQ